The following are from one region of the Candidatus Protochlamydia phocaeensis genome:
- the tolB gene encoding Tol-Pal system protein TolB: MHIDRFKFLSFYLIGWLALSWILPLQAQEEGDTIVVRLETESPLVPLYFPPLSTDQAALTDVYARQLEQVLAFDLNHNGSTYLAKRTAENDQLALGGEFESVGSLNDWQAKNIFYVVKGQIRGKSLHFLVLDVNAQNIKTPEAIPLTGDLSQDRRLIHRFADMMHKALFGTEGIASTRILYTIKRPNSNNQKPFAEVWESDYDGANARQITQDKSFCVTPAYIPPKPGYLTGGFLYVSYQLGQPKIYVANLKDGVGHRLTYLGGNQLMPAVSQQRDKVAFISDVTGNPDLFLQPFSPETGAIGKPQQIFSAKQATQGSPTFSPDGKRIAFVSNKDGSPKIYIITIPQPGTSLKNIKATLISKQNRENSAPAWSPDGSKIAYCARSKGDRQIWIYDFETNQERQLTQGPGNKENPSWAPNSLHLVFNSSDVNDSNLYLINLNQAEAKRLTFGPGEKRFPSWEPRIK; encoded by the coding sequence ATGCATATCGATCGATTTAAATTTTTATCTTTTTATTTGATAGGCTGGCTGGCCTTATCATGGATTCTACCCCTTCAAGCACAAGAAGAAGGGGATACGATCGTTGTACGGCTTGAAACGGAAAGTCCCCTTGTCCCTTTATATTTTCCTCCTTTGAGCACTGACCAAGCAGCCTTAACGGATGTTTATGCCCGTCAATTGGAGCAAGTCTTGGCCTTTGACTTGAACCACAACGGCTCAACCTACTTGGCCAAGCGCACAGCAGAAAATGACCAGCTGGCCCTAGGAGGCGAATTTGAGAGTGTCGGTTCCCTCAACGATTGGCAGGCGAAAAATATTTTTTACGTTGTCAAGGGACAAATCCGCGGAAAATCCCTCCACTTTTTAGTGTTGGACGTGAATGCACAAAATATTAAAACGCCGGAAGCGATTCCTTTGACAGGCGATCTAAGCCAAGACCGGCGCTTAATCCACCGCTTTGCAGACATGATGCACAAGGCCTTGTTTGGAACGGAAGGCATTGCGTCTACCCGCATCCTTTATACGATCAAGCGTCCTAATTCCAACAATCAAAAGCCGTTTGCAGAGGTATGGGAATCCGATTATGATGGAGCCAACGCAAGGCAAATCACCCAGGACAAATCGTTCTGCGTCACTCCCGCTTACATTCCGCCTAAGCCCGGCTATTTAACCGGTGGATTTTTGTACGTTTCTTATCAGCTAGGCCAGCCCAAGATCTATGTTGCCAATTTAAAAGATGGGGTCGGGCACCGCCTCACTTATTTAGGAGGAAACCAGCTCATGCCGGCCGTTTCCCAACAAAGAGATAAGGTCGCTTTCATCAGCGATGTGACCGGAAACCCAGACCTATTCCTGCAGCCCTTTAGCCCAGAAACGGGGGCGATAGGCAAGCCTCAGCAAATTTTCTCGGCCAAGCAAGCCACGCAAGGCTCTCCAACTTTCAGTCCCGATGGCAAGCGCATTGCCTTTGTTTCCAATAAAGACGGATCGCCTAAGATTTATATCATTACCATTCCACAACCCGGCACAAGCTTAAAAAACATTAAAGCCACGTTGATCAGCAAACAAAATCGGGAAAATTCCGCTCCTGCTTGGTCGCCGGATGGAAGCAAGATCGCTTATTGCGCCCGCTCTAAAGGCGATAGGCAAATTTGGATTTATGATTTTGAAACAAACCAGGAAAGGCAGCTGACGCAAGGCCCTGGAAACAAAGAAAACCCCTCATGGGCGCCCAATAGCCTTCACCTAGTCTTTAACTCTTCGGATGTCAATGACAGCAATTTATATTTAATCAATCTCAATCAAGCAGAAGCGAAACGATTGACCTTTGGTCCTGGAGAAAAGCGCTTTCCTAGTTGGGAGCCTCGCATCAAATAA
- a CDS encoding TatD family hydrolase yields MTGAAFSLIDSHAHLTHTGVFEHVEDVLDRAKQAHVQSIVNICTDLVTLERGLALSKRYPWIYQAASTTPHDVEKEGESVFDAIAAYARSGQLKAIGETGLDYYYEHSSRPIQQDFLRRYLRLALECRLPVVIHCREAFADFFEILDAEYQMNQRHAPGVLHCFTGTIAEAEEVLKRGWMLSLSGIVTFKKSIELQQIAKEVPLSQLLIETDTPYLAPQKYRGKPNEPAFLIETAAFIASLKGLSIEEVAQATTQNARLLFQLP; encoded by the coding sequence GTGACGGGCGCAGCGTTTTCCTTGATAGATTCGCATGCCCATTTGACCCATACCGGCGTGTTTGAGCACGTGGAAGACGTATTGGACCGTGCCAAGCAGGCGCATGTCCAGTCTATTGTCAATATTTGTACGGATTTGGTGACTTTAGAAAGAGGGTTGGCGCTTTCCAAGCGCTATCCTTGGATCTATCAAGCAGCCTCTACAACCCCGCATGACGTGGAAAAAGAAGGCGAATCGGTTTTTGACGCGATTGCCGCTTATGCAAGAAGCGGCCAGCTGAAGGCGATTGGAGAGACAGGCCTTGATTATTATTACGAGCACTCCTCCCGCCCTATTCAGCAAGATTTTCTGCGCCGCTACCTGCGCTTAGCATTGGAGTGCCGCCTTCCCGTTGTCATCCATTGCCGCGAGGCCTTTGCCGATTTCTTTGAAATCTTAGATGCCGAGTATCAAATGAACCAGCGCCATGCTCCAGGCGTGCTTCACTGCTTTACGGGGACGATTGCCGAGGCCGAAGAAGTTCTCAAAAGAGGGTGGATGCTATCTTTGAGCGGAATTGTGACCTTTAAAAAAAGCATCGAGCTTCAGCAAATCGCCAAAGAGGTTCCCCTTTCTCAGCTGCTCATCGAGACGGATACGCCTTATCTTGCCCCCCAAAAATACAGAGGCAAACCCAATGAGCCGGCCTTTTTAATAGAGACCGCTGCCTTTATCGCCTCTTTAAAAGGCCTTTCCATCGAAGAGGTTGCCCAAGCGACAACCCAGAACGCGCGTCTGCTATTCCAGCTGCCTTAA
- a CDS encoding MotA/TolQ/ExbB proton channel family protein: MYVNHNILASNPFFEAYTQSDVLGKFIFLALYALSICSWIVLLHKIWLTYQARKNAFRFYEAFQLQRLNPLSLDCENINKKKILNPFLDLYKVLKKQSLDVLAKNRHFSTLQSSPATPTPNGQNPTGYLNLSDIDFVASHLSTQMASQVKYLEKNLYILSTTVSLAPFLGLLGTVWGILTTFSELQAHQAGGGTHQMVLSGLSLALATTVLGLIDAIPALIGYNYLKNTIRDFAMDMEGFSNDILAAVELQYRKVDG; encoded by the coding sequence ATGTATGTAAACCATAATATACTAGCTAGTAATCCTTTCTTTGAAGCGTATACTCAATCAGATGTTCTCGGCAAATTTATTTTTTTAGCCCTTTATGCCTTGTCCATTTGTAGTTGGATTGTATTACTTCATAAGATTTGGCTAACTTATCAAGCTAGGAAAAATGCCTTTCGTTTTTATGAAGCCTTTCAACTGCAGCGCCTCAATCCTTTAAGCCTTGACTGCGAAAATATCAATAAAAAGAAAATTCTCAATCCCTTTTTAGATCTTTACAAAGTACTGAAAAAACAATCTCTAGACGTGCTGGCTAAAAATCGTCATTTTAGCACGCTTCAATCTTCCCCGGCTACTCCAACGCCTAACGGACAGAATCCGACCGGCTATTTGAATTTAAGCGATATTGATTTTGTCGCCTCCCATTTATCGACTCAGATGGCCTCCCAAGTCAAATATCTAGAAAAAAACCTTTATATTTTATCCACAACTGTCAGCTTAGCCCCCTTCTTAGGCTTGCTAGGAACCGTATGGGGAATTCTGACGACTTTTTCCGAACTTCAAGCCCATCAAGCTGGAGGAGGAACCCACCAAATGGTATTGAGCGGCCTTTCATTGGCTTTAGCGACCACTGTTTTAGGATTAATTGACGCCATTCCCGCTTTAATTGGCTATAATTATTTGAAAAATACCATTCGCGATTTCGCTATGGATATGGAAGGATTCTCCAACGATATTTTAGCCGCCGTCGAGCTGCAGTATCGCAAAGTGGATGGATAA
- a CDS encoding OmpA family protein, which yields MKIQLFLRLITLLGTVCVFQSCARTSTDVWEDTKSAGRHVNRGVRALGGKHGDSRQIRSRNDFECIDEDSCYPEGNFQDCDYQDNQMYNTDFTQQSVPVAADFIPLQDQANDEVAMADVIARQPREAPGEPGSSIPGIEYFRDPSTIPQLANLFRPIYFDYDSSLVKGQANLQAIHSIADFLRSHPTVYAFIEGHTDERGPQAYNLALGSRRSNAVRNMLINEGVNPDNLFTISYGKERPVVLERHEEGWAKNRRVEFKIYER from the coding sequence ATGAAAATACAATTATTTTTACGCTTAATTACCTTGCTAGGAACAGTTTGCGTTTTTCAAAGCTGTGCTAGAACAAGTACAGACGTTTGGGAAGACACAAAATCAGCCGGCCGGCATGTGAATAGAGGGGTCAGAGCTCTCGGAGGCAAGCATGGAGACTCTCGTCAAATTCGCTCCAGAAACGACTTTGAATGCATTGACGAGGATTCTTGCTATCCTGAAGGAAATTTCCAAGACTGCGACTATCAAGACAATCAAATGTACAACACCGACTTTACTCAACAATCCGTCCCTGTCGCTGCTGACTTTATTCCTTTACAGGACCAAGCCAATGATGAAGTGGCGATGGCCGACGTCATTGCCCGCCAGCCAAGAGAAGCGCCGGGAGAGCCTGGAAGTTCAATTCCGGGAATTGAATATTTTAGAGATCCGAGCACCATTCCGCAATTGGCGAATCTTTTCAGACCCATCTATTTTGACTATGACAGCAGCTTAGTGAAAGGCCAAGCGAATCTGCAAGCCATTCACAGTATTGCTGATTTCCTACGCAGCCATCCCACTGTCTATGCATTCATTGAAGGCCATACGGATGAGCGCGGACCGCAAGCCTATAATTTAGCGCTGGGATCCCGCCGCAGCAATGCTGTGCGCAATATGCTCATTAACGAAGGGGTTAATCCTGACAATCTTTTCACTATTTCTTACGGAAAAGAGCGTCCCGTGGTGTTAGAACGCCATGAAGAAGGCTGGGCAAAAAACCGTCGCGTAGAGTTTAAAATCTATGAACGCTAA
- the metK gene encoding methionine adenosyltransferase yields the protein MSHFLFTSESVSIGHPDKIADQISDAILDACLAGDPNSRVACETLVTKGLVMLAGEITTYATVDYQDIVRRTIQEIGYDNSQLGFDYHSCGILTSINKQSPDIAQGVDEDQNAYKEQGAGDQGLMFGYACDETPELMPLPIMLAHGIVRELRYKRQKGILKYLRPDAKAQVTVEYDENHQPVRVHTVVLSTQHAEEADQATIIRDMKELIRHLIPSHLMDENTLFYINPTGRFVIGGPAGDCGLTGRKIIVDTYGGMGRHGGGAFSGKDPSKVDRSACYAARYIAKNIVAAKLAKRCEVQLSYAIGIPHPISIKIDTFGTATVNEELLSHTIPLVFHLTPKGIIQMLDLKRPIYRHTAYEGHFGKIGENFTWEKTDRIQALLNAIKQESFLLHTEKCEAQEC from the coding sequence ATGTCCCATTTTCTTTTCACTTCCGAATCCGTTTCCATCGGCCATCCAGATAAAATTGCCGATCAAATTTCGGATGCCATTCTCGATGCGTGCCTAGCAGGTGATCCGAATTCCCGCGTCGCCTGTGAAACGCTAGTGACTAAAGGATTGGTCATGCTGGCGGGAGAAATCACGACTTACGCAACGGTAGACTATCAAGATATCGTTAGGCGGACAATCCAAGAAATCGGATACGACAACTCTCAGCTTGGGTTCGATTATCACTCCTGCGGCATTTTGACATCTATCAATAAGCAATCCCCCGACATTGCCCAAGGAGTGGATGAAGATCAAAACGCCTATAAAGAGCAAGGAGCAGGCGATCAAGGCCTCATGTTTGGCTATGCTTGCGATGAAACGCCAGAACTGATGCCGCTTCCCATTATGCTTGCCCATGGCATTGTCCGCGAGTTGCGCTATAAACGCCAGAAAGGAATCTTAAAATACCTTCGTCCCGACGCAAAAGCCCAAGTCACCGTGGAATACGATGAAAATCACCAACCTGTCCGCGTCCATACGGTTGTTCTATCCACCCAGCATGCAGAAGAGGCCGACCAAGCCACAATCATAAGAGATATGAAGGAGCTGATACGCCATTTAATCCCCTCCCATTTAATGGATGAGAATACGCTCTTTTATATCAATCCAACAGGCCGCTTTGTCATTGGGGGGCCAGCGGGAGATTGCGGATTAACCGGCCGAAAAATCATCGTCGATACCTATGGAGGCATGGGAAGGCACGGAGGCGGGGCCTTCTCGGGCAAAGACCCATCTAAAGTCGACCGATCAGCCTGCTATGCAGCCCGCTACATCGCTAAAAATATTGTGGCCGCCAAACTAGCCAAGCGATGCGAAGTTCAGCTGTCTTATGCAATTGGCATTCCTCACCCCATTTCTATCAAGATCGATACATTCGGCACTGCCACTGTCAACGAAGAACTTCTCAGCCATACTATTCCCTTGGTCTTCCATTTGACACCCAAAGGCATTATTCAAATGTTGGATCTAAAGCGTCCTATCTATCGACATACCGCTTATGAAGGCCATTTTGGGAAGATCGGTGAGAACTTTACTTGGGAGAAAACAGATCGCATTCAAGCGCTATTAAATGCAATCAAGCAAGAATCGTTTCTCTTGCATACCGAAAAATGCGAAGCCCAAGAATGTTAA
- a CDS encoding protein-disulfide reductase DsbD family protein — MLAYFRFLLLLIGLALPLQTFASFGGPAHVKVQLIQEEETIQPGQPFWVAVRLDIEDDWHVYWKNPGDAGMPLKMEWKLPPGFEASPLQWPFPEKFTVADMVGFGYKGEVVLLSSITPPLDLPVGSTMQLDAQVKWLVCSALTCQPGSAPVSLPVKIAAHLPQAKPEVAELFEKARAKMPKAHAEVQTVRKEGIVQLEVPHDEHHASSNTITGVYFFPEQKDVIDHSVDPTVAVSAKEKNRYFVNLKGSDEIGAKSQILKGVLVVHTQEGVHENVQAFDIDSPIQEAGEGHLLSWLDHSEKPSVSSPVIIGNGSIVSTAQFSFEGGLGLALLFAFLGGMLLNLMPCVLPVMSFKIMSFVKMAGQSRKLTIKHGLLFSLGVLISFWILASVMLMLRAYGQAVGWGFQLQEPLFVVILASILFIFSLSLFGVFEWGVFFASWVGQTEAETVHKQSGNTGSFFSGVLATAVATPCTGPFLGSAVGFAFTLPVFQALLIFTSLGLGMCFPYLLLAAFPSFLRFVPKPGAWMEIFKQLMGFILLATVLWLMWVFSAQTNTFSLICLLAGFLCFAIGAWIYGQGCSPVISSKKRLLAYAFVGLFVVAGCQAILFPRESWYKEETLANHHKGGEWDGWESFSPERVAELRKQGKPILIDFTAKWCLICQANHFVLSSAEVEKSLAEAGVVKLKADWTKNDPVITEELSKFGRNSVPLYVLYGKDEQSDPLILPQVLTPEVVLQHLDVALGSDEEIALK, encoded by the coding sequence ATGTTAGCTTATTTCCGTTTCTTATTACTGTTAATAGGGTTGGCTTTGCCCTTACAGACTTTTGCAAGTTTTGGCGGGCCTGCTCACGTAAAAGTTCAACTTATTCAGGAAGAAGAAACGATTCAGCCCGGTCAGCCCTTTTGGGTCGCTGTTCGTCTCGATATTGAGGATGACTGGCATGTGTACTGGAAAAATCCAGGAGATGCAGGCATGCCTCTTAAAATGGAATGGAAGCTTCCTCCCGGATTTGAGGCCAGTCCTCTTCAGTGGCCCTTTCCTGAAAAATTTACCGTTGCCGACATGGTGGGATTTGGCTATAAGGGCGAAGTTGTCTTGCTCAGTTCGATCACGCCTCCCCTGGATCTTCCTGTTGGTTCAACTATGCAGCTCGATGCGCAAGTAAAATGGCTTGTTTGCTCGGCCTTGACCTGCCAGCCAGGATCCGCTCCTGTGTCTTTGCCTGTTAAAATAGCGGCACATTTGCCTCAAGCGAAGCCTGAAGTGGCAGAGTTATTTGAAAAGGCGCGGGCTAAAATGCCGAAAGCCCATGCAGAAGTGCAAACAGTGCGCAAAGAGGGCATTGTTCAATTAGAGGTTCCACATGATGAGCATCATGCCTCATCCAATACGATCACAGGCGTTTATTTCTTTCCCGAGCAGAAAGATGTGATCGATCATTCGGTCGATCCGACGGTAGCCGTTAGTGCGAAGGAAAAAAATCGCTATTTTGTCAATCTAAAGGGAAGCGATGAGATTGGGGCAAAGAGCCAGATTTTAAAAGGCGTTTTAGTCGTGCATACTCAAGAAGGCGTGCATGAGAATGTCCAGGCTTTTGACATTGACAGTCCAATTCAAGAGGCGGGTGAAGGGCATTTGCTTAGCTGGCTGGACCATTCAGAGAAACCGTCGGTGTCCTCTCCTGTTATCATCGGCAACGGATCGATTGTTTCTACGGCTCAATTTTCGTTTGAAGGCGGATTGGGATTGGCCCTTTTATTTGCTTTTTTAGGCGGCATGCTCCTCAATTTAATGCCTTGCGTCTTGCCGGTCATGTCTTTCAAAATCATGAGCTTTGTCAAAATGGCTGGCCAAAGCCGCAAACTGACCATCAAGCATGGACTGCTATTTTCATTGGGCGTCCTCATTTCTTTTTGGATTTTAGCTTCCGTCATGTTGATGTTGAGAGCGTACGGACAAGCAGTCGGCTGGGGATTCCAATTGCAAGAACCCCTCTTTGTGGTCATTTTGGCTTCCATTCTTTTCATTTTCTCTTTAAGCCTGTTTGGCGTGTTTGAATGGGGAGTCTTCTTTGCTTCTTGGGTAGGGCAGACAGAGGCCGAAACGGTTCATAAGCAATCGGGGAATACAGGCTCTTTCTTTAGTGGAGTTTTGGCAACCGCTGTCGCAACGCCTTGCACGGGCCCTTTTTTGGGATCGGCTGTTGGCTTTGCCTTTACCTTGCCCGTTTTTCAGGCATTATTGATTTTTACCTCCCTGGGCTTAGGGATGTGCTTTCCCTATCTTCTCCTCGCCGCTTTTCCTTCTTTCCTGCGTTTTGTTCCCAAACCGGGAGCCTGGATGGAGATATTCAAACAGTTGATGGGATTTATTCTTTTGGCAACCGTTCTTTGGCTCATGTGGGTCTTTAGCGCGCAAACCAATACGTTTTCGCTCATTTGCCTTCTCGCCGGTTTCCTCTGCTTTGCCATCGGAGCCTGGATTTATGGCCAAGGGTGCAGTCCTGTAATCAGTTCCAAAAAACGCCTGCTGGCTTATGCCTTTGTCGGCCTTTTTGTCGTTGCAGGATGCCAAGCGATCCTGTTTCCTCGCGAGTCTTGGTATAAAGAAGAGACGCTTGCTAATCATCACAAGGGAGGAGAGTGGGATGGCTGGGAGAGCTTCTCGCCCGAGCGCGTGGCTGAGCTGCGAAAACAAGGCAAACCCATCCTCATTGACTTTACAGCTAAATGGTGTTTGATTTGCCAAGCCAACCATTTTGTCCTGTCTTCCGCCGAAGTGGAAAAAAGCTTGGCCGAAGCCGGAGTGGTCAAGCTCAAAGCCGATTGGACGAAAAATGATCCGGTCATTACCGAAGAATTGAGCAAATTCGGCCGCAATAGCGTACCGCTTTATGTCCTTTATGGTAAAGACGAGCAAAGCGATCCCCTTATTCTGCCTCAAGTCTTAACGCCGGAAGTTGTTCTTCAGCACTTAGATGTGGCGCTAGGATCCGATGAGGAGATTGCATTAAAGTGA
- the murI gene encoding glutamate racemase, translating to MPELDSSYPIGLFDSGVGGLTVMQEIMRVLPHESLVYFGDTARVPYGNKSRETIIRYSIENAIFLLEKQVKLLVVACNTASAFALPKLRKIFNIPIIGVVEPGAEKAVSVTRNQRIAVLGTKGTIQSRAYQTEIQRLLPHAHIFSQACPLFVPLVEERFLDHPATRLLVKEYLSGLHQQEIDTVLLGCTHYPLLKPLIQQELGAHIHLVDSATTCAEKIASILETQKLQSRASSPSHAYYVSDDPDKFKELGEKLFGQALPHVELLNHEKFTPFIYH from the coding sequence ATGCCTGAGCTTGATTCTTCCTATCCGATCGGCCTATTCGACTCCGGGGTGGGCGGATTGACCGTCATGCAAGAGATCATGCGGGTTCTGCCGCATGAAAGCCTTGTCTATTTTGGCGATACGGCCCGGGTGCCTTATGGGAATAAAAGCCGCGAGACCATTATTCGCTATAGCATTGAAAATGCCATTTTTCTTTTAGAGAAGCAAGTCAAGCTTCTCGTAGTGGCCTGCAATACGGCTTCGGCCTTTGCGCTGCCAAAACTGCGAAAAATTTTTAATATTCCCATTATCGGCGTGGTCGAACCCGGCGCAGAAAAGGCGGTTTCGGTCACGCGCAACCAACGCATTGCCGTATTGGGAACAAAAGGGACCATCCAATCCAGAGCCTATCAAACGGAAATTCAGCGCCTTTTACCGCACGCACACATTTTTTCTCAAGCCTGTCCGCTCTTTGTTCCCTTGGTGGAAGAGCGCTTTCTCGATCATCCGGCCACGCGATTATTGGTCAAAGAATATTTAAGCGGCTTGCATCAGCAAGAGATAGATACGGTTTTGCTTGGCTGTACTCACTACCCCTTATTAAAACCCCTTATCCAGCAAGAATTGGGAGCACATATTCACTTGGTTGATTCAGCCACTACCTGTGCAGAAAAAATTGCCTCTATTTTGGAAACGCAGAAATTGCAGTCCCGCGCCTCTTCGCCTTCTCATGCTTACTATGTCTCCGATGATCCCGATAAATTCAAAGAGCTAGGAGAAAAGTTATTCGGGCAAGCCTTGCCCCATGTCGAGCTGCTTAATCATGAAAAATTCACTCCCTTTATTTACCATTAG
- a CDS encoding ExbD/TolR family protein, translated as MTRSRFSFSSFQTPDEPTVNLTPLIDVVFVILIMFIVIAPLLELDQVELADAPHMPLQTSQSVQESSPITIHVHPDNTIWFNNQLVSLAQLREQLKLAKQQFPKINPQVFHDRRAQFGTYQSVKNAAEEAGFAQLEIILKPA; from the coding sequence ATGACAAGAAGCCGCTTTTCGTTTTCCTCTTTTCAAACGCCGGATGAACCCACCGTCAATTTAACTCCTTTGATTGACGTGGTTTTTGTCATTTTGATTATGTTTATTGTCATTGCTCCTTTGCTTGAGCTGGATCAAGTCGAATTAGCCGACGCCCCGCATATGCCTTTGCAGACTTCTCAGTCAGTGCAAGAGAGTAGTCCCATTACCATTCACGTTCACCCGGATAATACGATTTGGTTCAATAATCAGCTTGTCAGCCTCGCGCAATTAAGGGAGCAGCTCAAGTTGGCCAAACAGCAGTTTCCAAAGATCAATCCGCAAGTTTTTCACGATAGGCGTGCGCAATTCGGCACTTATCAGTCTGTTAAGAATGCAGCAGAGGAAGCGGGATTTGCGCAGTTGGAAATTATTTTGAAACCGGCATAA
- a CDS encoding LysM peptidoglycan-binding domain-containing protein, giving the protein MNAKMYLMGMLLAFPFLGFGAIPTSSNRSNSQPRSAAVQMEEVDITPLIRQFKTAVADLKHEMNNHESEIRMFEERLHNQEIAFDQIRQQMADDLQSHKDYTRAASINQEGKAAALEGKIDALDTTVKGLIADLRQMKTQANDSVTVLGQYKQKISDLEQLIDAQNKHMSSLEAALHSMMDVLQAKEVAAQEIAAKATEAGRTYKVQSGDTLEKIARANKVTVQQLRDYNQLSSDRIMIGQTLKLP; this is encoded by the coding sequence ATGAACGCTAAAATGTATTTGATGGGAATGCTCCTGGCATTCCCCTTTTTAGGCTTTGGAGCGATTCCGACTTCCTCTAATCGCTCTAATTCGCAACCGCGATCTGCTGCCGTTCAAATGGAGGAAGTGGATATTACTCCTCTTATCCGTCAATTCAAGACAGCGGTCGCCGATTTGAAGCATGAGATGAATAATCACGAATCAGAGATTCGCATGTTTGAAGAAAGGCTGCATAACCAAGAGATCGCCTTTGATCAAATTCGCCAGCAAATGGCAGATGATCTGCAATCGCATAAAGACTATACAAGAGCCGCTTCGATCAATCAGGAAGGCAAAGCAGCCGCTTTGGAAGGCAAAATTGATGCCCTTGATACGACTGTGAAAGGTTTAATTGCCGATTTACGCCAGATGAAGACGCAAGCTAATGATTCGGTCACTGTACTGGGACAATATAAGCAGAAAATCAGCGATCTGGAGCAGCTGATTGACGCGCAGAACAAGCACATGTCGAGCCTAGAAGCGGCTTTGCATTCCATGATGGATGTCTTGCAAGCCAAAGAAGTGGCTGCTCAAGAAATCGCAGCCAAAGCAACTGAAGCGGGCAGGACGTATAAAGTTCAGTCAGGCGATACGTTGGAAAAGATCGCTAGGGCCAATAAAGTTACAGTCCAGCAGCTAAGGGATTACAATCAATTGTCATCCGACCGTATTATGATTGGTCAAACGCTAAAACTTCCTTAA